Proteins encoded within one genomic window of Empedobacter falsenii:
- the yajC gene encoding preprotein translocase subunit YajC, translating into MIQTIFLQAGAQGGGMSMLLMFGGMFVIMYFFMIRPQQKKAKQEKQFQTDIKRGDQVVTTSGIHGKINEIYDDAVIIETGAGKIKFEKAAISRELTAARYSKTTDKAEKSEKAVEEKN; encoded by the coding sequence ATGATTCAAACAATCTTTTTACAAGCTGGTGCACAAGGCGGAGGAATGTCTATGCTTTTGATGTTCGGAGGGATGTTCGTAATTATGTACTTTTTCATGATTCGTCCTCAACAAAAGAAAGCGAAACAAGAAAAACAATTTCAAACGGATATCAAACGTGGTGATCAAGTTGTAACAACTTCTGGAATTCACGGGAAAATCAACGAAATTTATGACGACGCTGTTATCATCGAAACTGGAGCTGGAAAAATTAAATTTGAAAAGGCTGCAATTTCTCGCGAATTAACTGCTGCACGTTATTCAAAAACGACTGACAAAGCTGAGAAATCAGAAAAAGCAGTTGAAGAAAAAAACTAA
- a CDS encoding DUF1573 domain-containing protein, whose protein sequence is MKSKLFILGAFALSFAISSCGEKKASDNFTAEETAQQAENVVDPATAPVLTLAEANHDFGDVKANNKVETYIKFKNDGKSPLVIRDASATCGCTVPEFPSTPIAVGATDSIKVVYTAGNMNGKQQKTVTLVTNTTNGHEKFDISANVVGATANDQNAQQAFGQ, encoded by the coding sequence ATGAAAAGTAAATTATTTATATTAGGTGCATTTGCATTATCATTCGCAATCAGCTCTTGTGGAGAGAAAAAAGCTAGCGACAATTTTACAGCAGAAGAAACAGCTCAACAAGCTGAAAATGTTGTAGATCCAGCTACAGCTCCAGTTTTAACATTAGCAGAAGCGAATCACGATTTTGGAGATGTAAAAGCTAACAATAAAGTAGAAACATATATCAAGTTCAAAAACGATGGTAAATCTCCATTAGTTATTCGCGACGCGTCTGCAACTTGTGGTTGTACTGTTCCTGAATTCCCTTCTACTCCAATTGCAGTAGGAGCTACAGATTCTATCAAAGTTGTGTACACAGCTGGAAACATGAACGGAAAGCAACAAAAAACAGTAACTTTAGTAACTAATACAACAAATGGTCATGAGAAATTTGATATTTCTGCAAACGTTGTTGGAGCTACTGCAAATGATCAAAATGCGCAACAAGCATTTGGACAATAA
- the nusB gene encoding transcription antitermination factor NusB produces MLGRRQLREKVMQNIYAYNSLGTEGEERAVEKNMMKSIDQIYDLYIYLLNLIKVQKDIAEHKIELAKSKNFPTQEDLNPNLKFVQNKIFKIIEQNLELTRYSTDNKFLLWDIYDSYPNNIFKNLTESELYKTYMSSDKHSFEEDKEFILNFFVEFIAEYEDLHDYLEGIQITWADDVHIANAMVHTTIKSFRQNSSPLISLFKVYKDLDDKKFTEELFRKTIRHQAETRKIIDEKAQNWELDRIATIDLIILEMALTEFLYFSNIPAKVTINEYVELAKSYSTEKSRVFVNGILDKTLKELKDNNNLPKYGRGLL; encoded by the coding sequence ATGTTGGGAAGAAGACAACTACGCGAAAAAGTAATGCAGAATATCTATGCTTACAATAGTTTAGGAACTGAAGGCGAAGAAAGAGCGGTCGAGAAAAATATGATGAAAAGTATCGATCAAATCTACGATTTGTACATTTATCTCCTAAATTTGATCAAAGTTCAAAAGGACATTGCAGAGCATAAAATTGAACTTGCAAAATCAAAAAACTTTCCAACCCAAGAAGATTTAAATCCAAATTTAAAATTTGTTCAGAATAAAATATTCAAAATTATTGAACAAAATCTTGAATTAACTCGTTATTCAACTGACAACAAATTTTTACTTTGGGATATTTATGACTCTTATCCAAACAATATCTTTAAAAATTTGACAGAAAGCGAATTGTACAAAACGTACATGAGCAGTGACAAACATTCTTTTGAGGAAGACAAAGAATTTATCTTGAACTTTTTCGTAGAGTTTATTGCTGAGTATGAAGATTTGCACGATTACTTAGAAGGAATTCAAATCACGTGGGCAGACGATGTACATATTGCAAATGCGATGGTGCATACAACGATAAAATCGTTCCGTCAAAACAGTTCTCCGTTGATTTCTTTGTTCAAAGTTTACAAAGATTTAGATGACAAAAAATTTACTGAAGAATTATTCCGTAAAACTATTCGTCACCAAGCAGAAACTAGAAAAATCATTGACGAAAAAGCTCAAAACTGGGAATTAGATCGTATTGCAACAATCGATTTGATTATTTTGGAAATGGCTTTGACAGAATTTTTATATTTCTCAAACATTCCTGCAAAAGTTACAATCAACGAATATGTGGAATTAGCGAAAAGTTATTCGACAGAAAAATCGCGTGTTTTTGTTAACGGAATCTTAGATAAAACATTAAAAGAGTTAAAAGACAATAATAATTTACCAAAATACGGTAGAGGTTTATTATAA
- a CDS encoding ABC transporter ATP-binding protein — MKSLQKLNKFLWKYKWRIFLGFIFTICANWVQVYSVTYIREAINTVEELLRNFKKEGTDNLDLLKDGLMYASLAFFFFKVLGGVLTVGTRQMIIVASRYIEFDLKNVIYDKYQKLSLSFYKKHKTGDLMNRITEDVGLVRMYLGPGIMYPIDLVSRVVIIAYFMLQIDQQLTLYTLAPLPILSLLIYNVARNINKKSKRVQEQQSTISSSVQDTFAGIRVIKSFNSEEFIKSKYEVEADEYQKRALNLAQIQAAFGPLMVVVVGVSNLVILYLGGVKYIEGTMDIGSIAQFFLYLNMLIWPFTSLGWITMVVQRAEASMSRINEFLNAETDVKEKQLVNHEVEGTIEFKNVTYIYENTGIKALDNVSFKINKGETLAILGKTGSGKSTIALLVARSLEPTSGEILIDGKNIHDINVESIREEIGYVPQEAFLFSDSLTNNILFGSDDTDEQTAEIFAKKAVVHDNIDRFKERYETVVGERGVTLSGGQKQRVSIARALVNDPQILIFDDSLSAVDTETEEQILNNLSSEINGKTTIIITHRVSSAKRADQILVLEDGHVLENGSNGELLNKHGYYYELYNKQLLD; from the coding sequence GTGAAATCATTACAAAAGTTAAATAAATTTTTATGGAAGTATAAATGGAGAATATTTTTGGGCTTCATTTTTACGATTTGTGCCAATTGGGTGCAGGTTTATTCCGTTACATATATTAGAGAAGCAATCAATACAGTTGAAGAATTGCTACGAAATTTTAAGAAAGAAGGAACAGATAACCTCGATCTTTTGAAAGATGGTTTGATGTATGCAAGTTTGGCGTTTTTCTTTTTTAAAGTTTTGGGAGGAGTTTTGACGGTTGGTACTCGACAAATGATTATTGTGGCATCGCGTTATATTGAGTTCGATTTGAAAAATGTGATTTACGATAAATATCAAAAATTATCGTTGTCCTTTTACAAAAAACACAAAACGGGCGATTTGATGAATCGTATTACCGAAGATGTCGGATTGGTGCGTATGTATCTTGGACCTGGAATTATGTATCCGATTGATTTGGTATCGCGAGTTGTGATTATTGCGTATTTTATGTTGCAAATTGATCAACAATTAACGCTTTATACATTGGCTCCTTTGCCGATTTTATCATTGTTAATCTATAATGTTGCACGAAATATTAACAAGAAAAGTAAGCGAGTACAAGAACAACAATCTACGATTTCGTCATCTGTACAAGATACTTTTGCTGGAATTCGCGTGATAAAATCATTCAATTCAGAAGAATTTATAAAATCTAAATACGAAGTAGAAGCAGACGAATATCAGAAACGTGCGCTTAATTTAGCTCAAATTCAGGCAGCTTTTGGACCATTGATGGTTGTTGTAGTTGGAGTGAGTAATCTGGTGATTTTGTATTTGGGAGGAGTAAAATATATAGAAGGAACAATGGATATTGGTTCTATTGCTCAATTTTTCCTTTACCTAAATATGTTAATTTGGCCATTTACTTCCTTAGGTTGGATTACGATGGTTGTACAACGTGCAGAAGCATCAATGTCTCGTATCAACGAGTTTTTGAATGCAGAAACTGATGTAAAAGAAAAACAATTAGTGAATCACGAAGTAGAAGGAACAATCGAATTTAAAAATGTGACGTATATCTACGAAAACACTGGAATTAAAGCGTTGGATAATGTTTCGTTCAAAATTAATAAAGGTGAAACTTTAGCGATTCTTGGAAAAACAGGTTCAGGAAAATCGACAATTGCTTTGTTAGTTGCGCGTTCGTTGGAACCAACTTCTGGTGAAATTTTGATTGATGGTAAAAATATTCATGATATTAATGTAGAATCTATTCGAGAAGAAATTGGTTATGTACCGCAAGAAGCTTTCCTTTTCTCGGATTCGCTAACCAATAATATTTTGTTTGGTTCTGATGATACAGATGAGCAAACGGCCGAAATTTTTGCGAAAAAAGCGGTTGTTCATGACAATATTGATCGATTTAAAGAACGTTACGAAACAGTTGTTGGAGAACGTGGCGTGACGCTTTCTGGAGGTCAAAAACAACGTGTTTCTATAGCTCGTGCATTGGTAAATGATCCACAAATATTAATCTTTGATGATAGTTTATCAGCTGTAGACACCGAAACCGAAGAACAAATCTTAAATAATTTATCTTCTGAAATTAATGGTAAAACAACCATCATTATTACGCATCGTGTGTCTTCTGCAAAGCGCGCTGATCAGATTTTGGTTTTAGAAGATGGTCATGTTTTAGAAAATGGTTCCAACGGCGAATTATTAAATAAGCATGGTTATTATTATGAATTGTACAATAAACAACTGCTAGATTAA
- a CDS encoding PUR family DNA/RNA-binding protein, which produces MNDFENQEKVDAEGVFSKVLRAGRRTYFFDVRETRAGDYYLTITESKKNTQDDGNVYYKKHKIYLYKEDFESFKDMLDETTDFVFAQKGQEVISERHQKDFDPKNKVVSKEETQVESFTNIDFDDI; this is translated from the coding sequence ATGAATGATTTTGAAAACCAAGAAAAGGTGGATGCAGAAGGAGTCTTTTCAAAGGTATTAAGGGCTGGAAGAAGAACTTATTTCTTCGATGTTCGCGAAACAAGAGCAGGGGATTATTACTTGACGATTACAGAAAGTAAAAAAAATACGCAGGACGATGGAAATGTGTATTACAAAAAACATAAAATCTACTTGTACAAAGAAGATTTTGAAAGTTTCAAAGATATGTTAGACGAAACGACCGATTTTGTTTTTGCACAAAAAGGACAAGAGGTAATTTCGGAAAGACATCAAAAAGATTTTGATCCAAAAAATAAAGTTGTGAGTAAAGAAGAAACGCAAGTTGAATCTTTTACCAATATCGATTTTGACGATATATAG
- the sucC gene encoding ADP-forming succinate--CoA ligase subunit beta, whose translation MNLHEYQGKEILSKYGVKVQRGIVATTPEEAVEAAKQLTEQTGTGWHVVKAQVHAGGRGKGGGVKLAKNLDEVKEKANEIIGMQLVTPQTSAEGKKVHQVLIAEDVYYPGESETEEYYVSVLLDRATGKNMIMYSTEGGMDIEEVAEHTPDKIFTEEIDPAVGIQGFQARKVAFNLGLSGNAFKDGVKFITALYNAYVAIDASMFEINPVLKTSDDQIIAVDAKVSIDDNSLFRHADIAALRDTREEDPTEVEAGEAGLNFVKLDGNVGCMVNGAGLAMATMDIIKLSGGNPANFLDVGGTADAERVEKGFRIILKDKNVKAILINIFGGIVRCDRVAQGILDAYNNMGDEINVPIIVRLQGTNAEIAKKMIDESGFAVHSAITLKDAADKVEELVG comes from the coding sequence ATGAATCTTCACGAATATCAAGGAAAAGAAATTCTTAGTAAATATGGTGTAAAAGTACAACGTGGTATCGTTGCTACTACACCAGAAGAAGCTGTAGAAGCTGCTAAACAATTAACAGAACAAACTGGTACAGGTTGGCATGTCGTAAAAGCACAAGTACACGCAGGTGGTCGTGGAAAAGGTGGTGGAGTAAAGCTTGCTAAAAACTTGGACGAAGTTAAAGAGAAAGCAAACGAAATCATCGGAATGCAGTTAGTAACACCTCAAACTTCGGCTGAAGGTAAAAAAGTTCATCAAGTTTTAATTGCTGAGGATGTTTATTATCCAGGTGAATCTGAAACTGAAGAATACTATGTTTCTGTATTATTAGATCGTGCTACTGGTAAAAACATGATTATGTATTCTACTGAAGGTGGAATGGATATCGAGGAAGTTGCTGAGCACACGCCAGACAAAATCTTTACAGAAGAAATTGATCCAGCTGTAGGAATCCAAGGTTTCCAAGCGCGTAAAGTTGCTTTCAACTTAGGTTTATCAGGAAACGCTTTCAAAGATGGTGTTAAATTTATCACTGCTTTATATAATGCATACGTTGCGATTGACGCTTCTATGTTCGAGATTAACCCAGTTCTTAAAACATCTGACGATCAAATTATCGCTGTAGATGCTAAAGTATCTATCGATGATAACTCATTATTCCGTCATGCAGATATCGCTGCTTTACGTGATACAAGAGAAGAAGATCCAACAGAAGTTGAAGCTGGTGAAGCTGGATTAAACTTCGTAAAATTAGACGGAAACGTAGGATGTATGGTTAACGGAGCTGGTTTGGCAATGGCAACTATGGATATCATCAAATTATCTGGTGGTAATCCTGCAAACTTCTTAGACGTTGGTGGTACTGCTGATGCTGAACGTGTAGAAAAAGGTTTCCGTATTATCTTAAAAGATAAAAACGTAAAAGCTATCTTAATCAACATTTTTGGTGGTATTGTACGTTGTGATCGTGTTGCTCAAGGTATCTTAGATGCTTACAACAATATGGGTGACGAAATTAATGTGCCAATTATTGTTCGTTTACAAGGAACAAATGCAGAAATCGCTAAGAAAATGATTGATGAATCAGGTTTCGCTGTTCACTCTGCTATCACATTAAAAGATGCTGCTGATAAAGTAGAAGAATTAGTAGGTTAA
- a CDS encoding ABC transporter ATP-binding protein has product MIKAENIVKKFGELEVLKNVSLSIAEKEIVSIVGASGAGKTTLLQILGTLEKSSEPKKYNTSIQIAGQDITKLNDRDLSKFRNENIGFIFQFHQLLPEFNAIENICIPAFIKKTKKAEAEKRAKELMSYLGLSQRLTHKPNQLSGGEQQRVAVARALINQPKVVFADEPSGNLDSKNAEELHELFFNLRNEFGQTFVIVTHNEELANMTDRKLVMADGVFQTEM; this is encoded by the coding sequence ATGATAAAAGCAGAAAATATTGTTAAGAAATTTGGTGAATTAGAAGTGCTAAAAAATGTTTCTTTATCGATTGCAGAAAAAGAAATCGTTTCTATTGTTGGTGCTTCTGGAGCAGGAAAAACAACTTTGCTTCAAATTTTAGGAACATTAGAAAAAAGTTCTGAACCAAAGAAATATAATACTTCTATACAGATTGCGGGACAAGATATCACGAAATTAAACGATCGCGATTTATCTAAATTTCGTAACGAAAACATTGGATTCATTTTTCAGTTTCATCAATTGTTGCCAGAATTTAATGCAATAGAAAATATTTGTATTCCAGCTTTTATCAAGAAAACAAAAAAAGCAGAAGCCGAAAAGCGTGCAAAAGAGTTAATGTCTTATTTAGGACTTTCGCAGCGTTTGACGCATAAACCGAATCAACTTTCTGGAGGAGAACAACAACGTGTAGCAGTTGCTCGTGCACTAATCAATCAACCAAAAGTTGTTTTTGCTGATGAACCTTCTGGTAATTTAGATTCTAAAAATGCTGAAGAATTACACGAATTATTTTTCAATCTTCGAAACGAATTTGGGCAAACTTTTGTTATTGTGACGCATAATGAAGAATTAGCAAACATGACCGATCGAAAATTGGTGATGGCTGATGGAGTTTTTCAAACAGAAATGTAA
- a CDS encoding TIGR02757 family protein encodes MNQKELKDFLDEKVLQYNTLDFIDSDPVQIPHRFSAKEDIEIAGFLAATIAWGNRKMIINNANKMMQLMGNSPYDFVMNFSENHLENLDGFVHRTFNSEDLKFFMQSLRNIYQNHGGLEQVFAKHQTSNSMQASISNFKQTFFEIEHPTRTTKHISDPLNNSAAKRINMYLRWMIRDDKQGVDLGIWKSIPTSILSCPLDVHSGNVARKLNILTRKQNDAKALKELDTKLREMDANDPVKYDFALFGLGVFEGF; translated from the coding sequence ATGAATCAAAAAGAGTTAAAGGATTTTTTAGACGAAAAAGTTCTTCAATATAATACATTAGACTTTATCGATTCTGATCCAGTACAGATTCCGCATAGATTTTCTGCGAAAGAAGATATTGAAATTGCAGGGTTTTTAGCAGCAACAATTGCGTGGGGAAATCGTAAAATGATTATCAATAATGCGAATAAAATGATGCAGTTAATGGGAAATTCACCTTACGATTTTGTGATGAATTTCTCTGAAAATCATTTAGAGAATTTGGATGGATTTGTTCACAGAACATTCAATAGTGAAGATTTGAAATTTTTCATGCAATCGCTTCGTAACATTTATCAAAATCATGGAGGGTTGGAACAAGTTTTTGCAAAACATCAAACTTCAAATTCGATGCAAGCATCAATTTCGAATTTCAAACAAACTTTTTTCGAGATAGAGCATCCAACTCGAACAACTAAACATATTTCAGATCCGCTGAATAATTCAGCTGCAAAGCGTATCAATATGTACTTACGTTGGATGATTCGTGATGACAAACAAGGCGTAGATTTAGGAATTTGGAAATCCATACCAACTTCTATTCTTTCGTGTCCTTTGGATGTACATTCGGGAAATGTTGCACGAAAATTAAATATTCTGACTCGAAAACAAAATGATGCAAAAGCATTAAAAGAACTGGATACAAAATTGCGAGAAATGGATGCAAATGATCCTGTGAAATATGATTTTGCTTTATTTGGTTTGGGTGTTTTCGAAGGGTTTTAA
- a CDS encoding alpha/beta hydrolase, with product MKDLNGIKYIERLPVVSTEKTPLFVLIHGYGSNEEDLFSFAQDLPQNAHIVSVRALHDIVYGGYAWYDINFVNNEKWMDEMQAIESRNKLVEFIDAIVQQENLDAANVTLMGFSQGAILSYAISLNNPEKIKNVAILSGYPEAKIIGDFDQSKDFSNLNFFVSHGTEDVVLPIELGRMGDEFLKSLNINFEYHEYRSGHGIVPQNYYDLMDWIKIF from the coding sequence ATGAAAGATTTGAATGGAATAAAATATATCGAACGTTTACCTGTTGTTTCGACTGAAAAAACGCCTCTTTTTGTGCTGATACATGGTTATGGAAGCAACGAAGAAGATTTGTTTTCGTTTGCACAAGATTTGCCGCAGAATGCGCATATTGTAAGTGTGCGTGCGTTGCATGATATTGTGTATGGCGGATATGCGTGGTATGATATCAATTTTGTGAACAATGAAAAATGGATGGATGAAATGCAAGCAATAGAATCTCGTAATAAATTGGTTGAATTTATTGATGCAATTGTTCAGCAAGAGAATTTAGATGCAGCAAATGTAACATTGATGGGCTTTAGTCAAGGTGCAATTTTGAGTTATGCGATTTCGCTAAATAATCCTGAAAAGATTAAAAACGTGGCTATTTTAAGTGGTTATCCAGAAGCTAAAATTATTGGAGATTTTGATCAATCGAAAGATTTTTCGAATTTAAATTTCTTTGTTTCGCATGGAACAGAAGATGTTGTATTACCAATTGAATTAGGACGAATGGGTGACGAGTTTTTAAAATCCTTGAATATTAATTTTGAATACCACGAATACAGAAGTGGACACGGAATTGTTCCTCAAAATTACTATGATTTGATGGATTGGATCAAAATATTTTAA
- a CDS encoding Smr/MutS family protein, whose protein sequence is MFKIGTKVKVIDDNISGTITKLKGDFVYFNDEFGFEYEYHQDEIIKDIEIDYEEYRDEEIKEFSKPKFKTFRKSHRHPYLTREIDLHIENLVDNWRDLDNAQIIQTQLDVARNEVERAMFESQIRLILIHGYGKGILKKEITELLFRYTNIEFYDASFKEYHGDAIEVKFI, encoded by the coding sequence ATGTTCAAAATTGGAACAAAAGTTAAAGTGATAGATGATAATATTTCGGGAACAATTACCAAATTGAAAGGTGATTTTGTTTACTTTAATGATGAGTTTGGTTTTGAATATGAGTATCATCAAGACGAAATCATCAAAGATATTGAGATTGACTATGAAGAATATCGAGATGAGGAAATCAAAGAATTTTCGAAACCAAAGTTTAAGACTTTTCGCAAATCTCATCGTCATCCGTATTTAACGCGAGAAATTGATTTGCATATCGAAAATCTGGTTGATAATTGGCGTGATTTGGATAATGCGCAAATTATACAAACGCAATTAGATGTTGCTCGAAATGAGGTGGAACGTGCCATGTTCGAAAGTCAAATTCGATTGATTTTAATTCACGGTTACGGAAAAGGAATTCTGAAAAAAGAAATTACCGAATTATTATTTCGTTATACGAATATCGAATTCTATGACGCCTCGTTCAAGGAATATCACGGCGACGCCATAGAAGTTAAATTTATTTAA
- a CDS encoding glycosyltransferase encodes MSNQPRKIKVLFRLRSLEMGGVPRVVLDLLRNLPKDKFDFTLMLNLYQGELIKEIPTDVKLIVVEKGKEQMSSNGFIQKLQLVWRRLKLEVYDKFPSILYKIKVPEKYDIEVSPGYAEFDMVLNSPDKKSRKIGWFHTDVGYDKDQQRVLSRIEKMKRFDFMIFGSKQTRQVIEDLYQVTYPKSTIIYNVIKVDEVLKKAELFEYSYETDLPVFSSIGRLHHRKGYHTLMKVHKRLLDDGFAHKIAVIGGGNEMENLINQRKQLNVEDSFLLLDSQTNPYPYIKASDYFILPTQSESYPLVIGEVMCMRKPIISTNVGGIAEMIDDGVDGILIQYNEDEMYESMKSFMTNHDLVQKIIEGTQNAYNKFDEKEIYRQVSEVFEQQYQIKLENERG; translated from the coding sequence ATGTCAAATCAACCTAGAAAAATAAAAGTACTTTTTAGGCTTCGTTCATTAGAAATGGGTGGAGTTCCAAGAGTAGTTTTAGATTTGTTGCGAAACTTACCAAAAGATAAATTCGACTTTACTTTGATGCTTAACTTGTATCAAGGCGAATTGATTAAAGAAATTCCTACTGATGTAAAATTAATTGTTGTAGAAAAAGGAAAAGAACAGATGAGTTCTAATGGTTTTATACAGAAATTACAATTAGTTTGGCGACGATTGAAGTTAGAAGTTTATGATAAATTTCCGTCAATTTTATACAAAATAAAAGTTCCAGAAAAATATGATATCGAAGTTTCCCCTGGTTATGCGGAATTTGATATGGTGTTAAATTCTCCTGATAAAAAATCAAGAAAAATAGGCTGGTTTCATACTGATGTTGGCTATGATAAAGATCAACAGAGAGTTTTGAGTAGAATTGAAAAGATGAAACGTTTTGATTTTATGATTTTTGGTTCGAAACAAACACGTCAAGTAATCGAGGATTTGTATCAAGTTACCTATCCAAAATCGACTATTATTTATAATGTGATAAAAGTGGATGAGGTTTTGAAAAAAGCCGAGCTTTTTGAGTATTCTTATGAAACAGATTTACCGGTTTTTTCGTCTATAGGACGATTACATCATCGCAAAGGTTATCATACCTTGATGAAGGTGCATAAACGATTATTAGATGATGGTTTTGCTCATAAAATTGCGGTAATTGGAGGAGGAAACGAAATGGAAAATTTGATCAATCAACGTAAACAACTAAATGTTGAAGATTCTTTTTTATTGTTAGATTCTCAAACCAACCCTTATCCTTATATCAAAGCGTCAGATTATTTTATTTTGCCAACACAATCTGAGTCATATCCATTGGTTATAGGTGAAGTAATGTGCATGCGTAAACCAATTATTTCGACAAATGTTGGTGGTATTGCAGAAATGATTGATGATGGAGTAGATGGAATTTTAATTCAATATAATGAAGATGAAATGTACGAATCGATGAAATCTTTTATGACGAATCATGATTTGGTGCAAAAAATTATTGAAGGAACTCAAAATGCGTACAATAAATTTGATGAAAAAGAGATTTATCGTCAAGTTTCTGAAGTTTTCGAACAACAATATCAAATCAAATTAGAAAATGAGCGAGGCTAA
- a CDS encoding glycosyltransferase family A protein, with product MSEAKITIVTPSYNRAHTLTRVYDSLKNQSFEDFKWIIMDDGSTDNTREIVEKFQSEGLIDIEYFWNENQHKLITVFEGIKKVTSKYFMIVDSDDSYPENALQILFDEVEKIKNQDEYISVMGLSQYTDGKIVGNQYPNNGFDGSIFDMRYKYKVRGDKFGIFITKTYQQLLKNFDYSPYKSKGYIPQSVFFNTYDADGVKTRFVNKVVRNYHLDEEDANSVSNTRWTGKNTFGLMEGYRSFLNSYGTKLFGYPKALVRNLVGYQVYSIINHRNLSEINKGLKYFKLLSILLYPLSYLYLKLK from the coding sequence ATGAGCGAGGCTAAAATTACCATTGTCACGCCTTCATATAATCGCGCGCATACGTTGACGCGTGTGTATGATTCGTTAAAAAATCAGTCGTTCGAAGATTTTAAATGGATTATTATGGATGATGGTTCTACTGATAATACTAGAGAAATTGTTGAAAAATTTCAATCAGAAGGTTTAATTGATATTGAATATTTTTGGAATGAAAATCAACATAAACTCATTACTGTTTTTGAAGGAATAAAAAAAGTGACTTCTAAATATTTTATGATTGTTGATTCGGACGATTCTTATCCTGAGAATGCTTTACAAATATTATTTGATGAGGTAGAGAAAATCAAAAACCAAGACGAATATATTTCTGTAATGGGATTGTCGCAATATACAGATGGAAAAATTGTTGGAAATCAATATCCAAATAATGGATTTGATGGGTCAATCTTCGATATGCGTTACAAGTATAAAGTGCGTGGAGATAAGTTTGGAATTTTTATAACAAAGACTTATCAACAATTGTTGAAAAACTTTGATTATTCACCTTATAAAAGCAAAGGTTACATTCCACAATCGGTGTTTTTTAATACCTATGATGCTGATGGAGTGAAGACTAGATTTGTGAATAAAGTTGTTCGTAACTATCATTTGGATGAAGAAGATGCTAATTCTGTTTCCAATACACGTTGGACGGGAAAAAATACTTTTGGTTTGATGGAGGGTTATCGTTCTTTTCTAAATTCTTATGGAACAAAACTTTTTGGATATCCAAAAGCTTTAGTTCGTAATTTGGTTGGATATCAAGTTTATTCGATAATCAACCATCGAAATTTGTCAGAAATAAACAAAGGATTGAAGTACTTCAAATTGTTGTCGATATTGCTTTATCCGTTGTCGTATTTATATTTAAAATTGAAGTAA